The sequence below is a genomic window from Streptomyces sp. NBC_00289.
CTGGAACTCCGAGTACGACACCGCCGTCGTCTACGGCTCCACGCACGTCTGGCTCGACCACAACACCTTCACCGACGGCGGTCACCCCGACAGCGCGGCGCCGACCTACTTCGGCATGCTCTACCAGCAGCACGACGGGGAACTGGACATCGTCCGCGGCGCCGACTACGTCACCGCCTCCTGGAACGCCTTCACCGAGCACGACAAGACGATCCTGATCGGCAACAGCGACAGCGAGTCGACGGCCGCGGGCGACCGGGGCCACCTCAAGGTCACCTTCCACCACAACCTGTTCTCCGGTCTGGTGGAGCGTGCCCCGCGCGTGCGCTTCGGACAGGTCGACTCCTACAACAACCACTTCGTCGCCGACGACTCCTACTCCTACAGCTTCGGCATCGGCAAGGAGTCCCAACTGGTCGCCCAGCACAACGCGTTCACACTGCCGGCCGGGGTCAGCGCGGCCAAGGTGCTGAAGCGGTGGAACGTGTCGCCGGTCACCGCCGACGACAACTACGTCAACGGCACCGCGACCGACCTCATCGCCGTCCACAACGCGCAGATCCCCGGCGAGGTCCTCCAGTCCGGCGCGGGCTGGACGCCCACCCTGCGCACCAAGGTCGACCCCGTGAAGTCCGTTCCCCGGATCGTCGACTGCGGAGCGGGCGCCGGACGCCTGGGCTGATCCCCGTACGACGGCCGGGGCGGCCCGCACCGCATCGCCCCGCCCCGGCCCCCGACCCGCACAGCCGCACCGCGAAGGAGCACCCGCATGCCCTCGCCCCACCCCCGGCTCCCCCTGTCCAGAAGGGGATTCCTGCTCGCGGGCGCCGGCACGGCCGCCGCCCTCGGCCTCGCCGCCAGGCCCGCCCGCGCCGCCACCGGAAGGCGCCCGTTCGGCCGGTACGGCTCACCGGCCGCCCGCCTCACCCCGCAGACCCTGTACGTCGACCCGCACGGACGCGGTGACGTCACCTCCGTCCGGGACGGCGTGGCCGCCGCGACCGGCAGCGGCCGGACCCTGGTCATCGCCCCCGGCATCTACCGGGACACGATCGCCCTCGACGTCACCCGCGCCGAGGCGACCTGGATCGGCGCCTCCGAGGACCCGCGTGACACGGTCATCGTGTACGACAACGCGGCCGGCACCCCCAAGCCCGGCGGCGGCACCTACGGCACCACCGGGTCGGCCACCACCACCGTGCAGGCCGACGGCTTCACCGCCCGCTGGATCACCTTCGCCAACGACTGGCTGCGCGCCGACCACCCCGACATCACCGGCACCCAGGCCGTCGCCGTCAAGGTGCAGGGCGACCGCGGCGCCTTCCACCACTGCCGCTTCCTCGGCCACCAGGACACCCTGTACGCCGACTCCATGGCCCTCGGCACGTTCGCCCGCCAGTACTACGCGCACTGCTACGTCGAAGGAGACGTCGACTTCGTCTTCGGCCGGGCGACGGCGGTGTACGACAACTGCCACTTCCACACCCTCGACCGCACCGACCTGGCGGGCGCCCCCTACGGCTTCGTCTTCGCGCCCTCGACGGCCGGCGCCAACCCGCGCGGCTACCTGGTGACCCGGAGCCGTGTCTCCGGCGAAGCCCCCGACGCCTTCTACAAACTGGCCCGCCCCTGGGTGCCCAGCTCCGACACCACCGCCCACCCGTCGCTCACCGTCCGGGACACCCACCTCGGCCCCGGTGTCGACCCGGTCGCGCCCTACACCAACATGTCGGACGCCTTCCCC
It includes:
- a CDS encoding pectinesterase family protein, with the protein product MPSPHPRLPLSRRGFLLAGAGTAAALGLAARPARAATGRRPFGRYGSPAARLTPQTLYVDPHGRGDVTSVRDGVAAATGSGRTLVIAPGIYRDTIALDVTRAEATWIGASEDPRDTVIVYDNAAGTPKPGGGTYGTTGSATTTVQADGFTARWITFANDWLRADHPDITGTQAVAVKVQGDRGAFHHCRFLGHQDTLYADSMALGTFARQYYAHCYVEGDVDFVFGRATAVYDNCHFHTLDRTDLAGAPYGFVFAPSTAGANPRGYLVTRSRVSGEAPDAFYKLARPWVPSSDTTAHPSLTVRDTHLGPGVDPVAPYTNMSDAFPWQSQRFAEYRNTGPGARITVPGNRPQLTAEQARSATRATYLGDWAPWKEEC
- a CDS encoding polysaccharide lyase family 1 protein; translation: MNTQKWHGHATAVRVAASIGCAALVLSVTGTAAQAKPGDPARQTLAANDGWAAYGTGTTGGAAADAAHVHTVTTWAGFKAALAADGSAPKIIKVKGTIDAVSEGCDSLAAPGYDFDDYLATYAPESWGLDTDLSAEPDDSPEGLRRVSAANQDQTIKAVVPANTTIIGIGKNAGFKGASLQIKAVDNVIVRNLTFESPVDCFPQWDPTDGDKGNWNSEYDTAVVYGSTHVWLDHNTFTDGGHPDSAAPTYFGMLYQQHDGELDIVRGADYVTASWNAFTEHDKTILIGNSDSESTAAGDRGHLKVTFHHNLFSGLVERAPRVRFGQVDSYNNHFVADDSYSYSFGIGKESQLVAQHNAFTLPAGVSAAKVLKRWNVSPVTADDNYVNGTATDLIAVHNAQIPGEVLQSGAGWTPTLRTKVDPVKSVPRIVDCGAGAGRLG